From one Butyricimonas faecihominis genomic stretch:
- a CDS encoding DUF6804 family protein, which produces MKPLYIACCIILGIALLPITGGFYTLVRIAITIGAVIAAFQNSSNGINIWSIMFGIVAILFNPIIPVYLHDKGAWMMIDIIAMILFIIQIVRNKE; this is translated from the coding sequence ATGAAACCTCTTTACATAGCTTGTTGCATCATATTAGGAATAGCTCTCCTACCAATCACAGGGGGATTTTATACCCTAGTGAGAATAGCCATAACCATTGGTGCTGTTATTGCAGCATTCCAAAATTCAAGTAACGGGATAAATATATGGAGCATCATGTTTGGGATTGTTGCTATACTATTTAATCCTATTATTCCTGTTTATTTACATGACAAAGGAGCATGGATGATGATTGATATTATTGCCATGATCCTATTTATTATCCAGATTGTGAGAAATAAGGAGTAG
- a CDS encoding JAB domain-containing protein, translating to MNEKNLSSPLINETKAGEDCDDLTLLSEVEIKYKPEVKPKDRPRVTMAMEAYKLIKPFFEGCLYHHEEAWVMLLNTSCKVLGVARLSVGNQEHTIIDPRTTLQLMVKTNAVNLIIFHNHPSQSLAFSPEDIKITKNMMKACKLLNMNCLDHIIVGEDGYSSYSEEGY from the coding sequence ATGAATGAAAAGAATCTATCATCACCACTCATCAATGAAACTAAAGCGGGAGAAGATTGTGATGATCTAACACTATTATCAGAGGTGGAGATTAAATACAAGCCAGAGGTTAAACCCAAGGATAGACCAAGGGTCACGATGGCGATGGAGGCATATAAACTCATCAAACCCTTTTTTGAAGGTTGTTTATATCACCATGAGGAAGCATGGGTGATGCTATTAAATACAAGCTGCAAGGTGTTAGGTGTCGCAAGGCTCAGTGTCGGGAATCAAGAGCATACTATCATAGACCCAAGAACCACCTTGCAATTGATGGTAAAGACCAATGCGGTCAATCTAATTATATTCCATAACCACCCAAGCCAGAGTTTGGCTTTCAGTCCAGAGGATATAAAAATAACCAAGAACATGATGAAGGCCTGCAAGCTGTTAAACATGAATTGTCTGGATCATATTATCGTGGGGGAAGATGGTTATTCCAGCTATTCAGAGGAAGGTTACTAG
- a CDS encoding DEAD/DEAH box helicase family protein, with product MKAKLQFNKEGYITAIPVNCIINKARPNCGATTCEINSPRNSIIIEPNLPVIEGKEISMQGKFFPVKNGVKVKEIKDYLKTTVGYKKFMTTPESFHKLREAFNATGEDLHSYFMLFDESHKIINDARFRVAITAILEDFFKCKERSLISASPFSKEDVELFKQEGLYTCDIKLEKRYKKDITVISTNNTIQTLKDILSRNTSRQYFIFLNSIDTSLQLVEKLEIKEESNIYCSGDEHNKNKLYRNGYHQFHHQIGNFNKYNFLTSRFFSALDIELDYKPEVIIFSDYSVARNSVISPLDDTWQIIGRFRNGVASTTHLALTTPEAVPESKELILQKIMEEYNAYKLVKGYKELLPHSFQSPLQEFLEHLPIHEYIMPNGELNRYRIHNRLNHEEVVGIYQTPETLREAYLQCNDYFNLTFAEEYHGNKEMRLGKRTYNKFMKNMKFMEEFYYFKLNEPLVNQQQKMIFNSLKKEDPLLLEACQLLTREFIEEVRFDRQTLSREIIKERFNRGITRLPVIDLVLNTFHENRLYTESYIKQELNNIYKIAQLEREAKATDISRFFETSKRRTVNKQGEKGYLLLNARYSLSGNNPRPEFKETNTGILLEVGRQFIAS from the coding sequence ATGAAAGCTAAATTACAATTTAACAAGGAAGGTTATATCACCGCCATACCAGTCAATTGCATCATTAACAAGGCAAGACCCAACTGCGGGGCTACCACCTGTGAAATTAATTCCCCCAGAAACTCCATCATCATTGAACCCAACCTGCCAGTTATCGAGGGGAAAGAAATATCCATGCAAGGGAAATTTTTCCCTGTCAAAAACGGGGTTAAGGTAAAAGAGATTAAAGACTACTTGAAGACAACGGTTGGATATAAAAAATTCATGACCACCCCGGAATCATTTCACAAGTTAAGAGAAGCCTTCAATGCCACTGGAGAAGATTTACATTCTTACTTCATGCTGTTTGATGAATCTCACAAGATAATCAATGATGCCCGTTTTAGGGTGGCTATCACCGCCATACTGGAAGACTTCTTCAAGTGCAAGGAGAGATCGCTAATATCTGCCTCCCCTTTCTCCAAGGAAGATGTTGAGCTGTTTAAACAGGAGGGGCTATACACCTGTGATATTAAACTGGAGAAGAGATACAAAAAAGATATAACAGTGATCAGCACCAACAACACCATCCAGACATTGAAGGATATATTATCCAGAAACACTTCAAGACAATACTTCATCTTTTTAAATTCAATTGATACCAGCTTGCAACTGGTGGAGAAGCTGGAGATTAAAGAGGAGAGTAATATCTATTGTAGTGGTGATGAGCATAACAAGAATAAACTCTACAGGAATGGTTACCATCAATTCCATCACCAGATAGGGAATTTCAATAAATATAATTTCCTTACAAGCAGGTTTTTCTCTGCCTTAGATATAGAACTGGATTACAAGCCAGAAGTGATCATATTCTCCGATTATAGCGTTGCCAGAAATTCTGTGATCTCCCCCCTTGATGATACTTGGCAAATTATAGGGAGGTTCAGAAATGGTGTGGCTTCCACCACTCACTTGGCCTTGACCACTCCAGAAGCTGTACCGGAATCTAAAGAATTAATCCTGCAAAAAATAATGGAAGAATATAATGCGTACAAGCTGGTGAAGGGATATAAAGAGTTACTCCCCCACTCTTTCCAAAGTCCATTGCAAGAATTTCTAGAGCATCTTCCCATCCATGAATATATAATGCCAAACGGGGAGTTGAACCGTTACAGGATTCATAACAGGTTAAATCATGAAGAGGTGGTGGGGATATACCAGACCCCGGAAACATTGAGGGAAGCGTACCTGCAATGCAATGATTACTTCAATCTCACTTTTGCAGAAGAATATCACGGGAATAAAGAGATGAGATTGGGTAAAAGGACATATAACAAATTCATGAAGAACATGAAATTCATGGAAGAATTCTATTACTTCAAATTGAATGAACCACTTGTAAACCAGCAGCAAAAGATGATTTTCAACTCTCTAAAAAAAGAAGATCCCCTGTTACTAGAGGCCTGCCAGCTCCTAACTAGGGAATTTATTGAAGAGGTGAGGTTTGATCGACAAACCTTATCCAGAGAGATCATCAAGGAGAGGTTCAATAGAGGGATAACCCGGCTTCCTGTCATTGATCTTGTTTTGAACACCTTTCATGAAAACAGGTTATACACTGAATCATATATAAAACAGGAATTGAATAATATATACAAGATTGCCCAACTGGAAAGGGAGGCTAAAGCCACTGATATTTCCCGCTTCTTTGAAACCTCTAAAAGGAGAACAGTGAACAAGCAAGGAGAGAAAGGATATTTACTATTGAATGCTAGATACTCCCTTTCCGGGAATAACCCCCGGCCAGAATTTAAAGAAACTAACACCGGGATATTGCTTGAGGTTGGTAGACAATTCATCGCTTCATGA
- a CDS encoding site-specific integrase, whose translation MNAIVSIICYKQKTLKDNKHPLMLRITKDGKRKYHSLGIAVHPQHWDFQKNKPKPNCPDRDLINKLILAKETEYQQQILELAATQKQYTAASLVENKQKKFQLKTVKEFYQQLIKEFEENNKVGNRLIYKTSFNSLKAFTQSELNFYFSDIDKNWLQAYEKWQRNKGNKETTISLQFRTLRSAYNKAIEEKAASKNDYPFDDFKIGKFKTKTRKRAISKDDVKQIITTESNKDTPLRKLAKDIFTFSYLCGGIPFVDISNLTMKNIQRGRLLYTRQKTHGDINLQLCDQAREIIKRYSSHQKNAIYLFPILNANIHKTELQKQNRRHKVLAQINKELKELASELGIESKVTTYVARHSFASVLKKSGVNVALISEALGHTDLKTTQIYLDSFENTQIDAAMQNLL comes from the coding sequence ATGAATGCAATAGTTAGCATCATCTGTTATAAACAGAAAACATTAAAAGACAACAAACATCCATTAATGCTTAGAATTACCAAAGATGGTAAAAGGAAATATCATAGTTTAGGAATAGCAGTACATCCCCAACACTGGGACTTTCAAAAGAACAAACCAAAACCCAATTGTCCAGATAGAGATTTAATTAACAAGCTCATTTTAGCGAAAGAAACAGAATACCAGCAACAGATTTTAGAACTAGCTGCAACACAAAAACAATATACTGCGGCATCATTGGTAGAAAACAAGCAAAAGAAGTTTCAACTAAAAACTGTGAAGGAGTTTTATCAACAACTGATCAAGGAGTTTGAAGAAAACAATAAAGTTGGCAATCGACTTATTTACAAAACATCATTCAACTCTTTAAAAGCTTTCACTCAAAGTGAGCTTAATTTCTATTTCAGTGATATTGATAAAAATTGGTTACAGGCTTATGAAAAATGGCAAAGGAATAAAGGTAATAAAGAGACAACAATCAGCTTGCAATTCAGAACTCTCAGGAGTGCATATAATAAAGCTATTGAGGAGAAGGCTGCAAGTAAAAATGATTATCCTTTTGATGATTTCAAGATCGGAAAATTTAAAACAAAAACAAGGAAGAGAGCCATATCCAAGGATGATGTGAAACAAATTATCACAACAGAATCTAATAAGGATACCCCTTTGCGGAAACTTGCAAAAGATATATTCACATTCTCCTACTTATGCGGTGGGATTCCTTTTGTTGATATATCTAATCTAACGATGAAAAATATCCAGAGAGGAAGGCTTTTATATACCCGCCAGAAAACACATGGAGATATAAACCTCCAATTGTGTGATCAAGCTAGGGAGATTATAAAAAGATATTCCTCACACCAAAAGAATGCGATTTATCTCTTCCCCATCTTGAATGCTAATATTCATAAAACTGAACTACAAAAGCAGAACAGGAGGCATAAAGTGTTGGCACAAATTAATAAAGAACTGAAAGAACTAGCCTCTGAACTTGGAATTGAATCAAAAGTGACAACCTATGTTGCGAGACATTCATTTGCAAGTGTTTTAAAGAAATCTGGAGTTAATGTAGCCTTGATTAGCGAGGCGTTGGGGCATACAGATTTAAAAACAACTCAAATTTATTTGGATAGCTTTGAGAACACCCAGATTGATGCAGCAATGCAAAACCTTTTATAG
- a CDS encoding DNA-3-methyladenine glycosylase I, translated as MQDLINGRCGWCGTDELYVKYHDQEWGKLVTDDKKLFEFLVLESAQAGLSWITILRKREGYRKAFCDFDVERVARMTDEDVERLMQFDGIVKNRLKIKSTVTNARLFIDIQKEFGSFYDYTLSFFPNRKPIVNIVRSLSEIPASSPESDAMSKDMKKRGFKFFGTTICYAHLQAAGFINDHLADCICRRDK; from the coding sequence ATGCAAGATTTAATAAACGGACGCTGCGGTTGGTGCGGAACGGACGAACTATATGTAAAATACCATGATCAAGAGTGGGGAAAATTAGTGACCGACGATAAGAAATTATTCGAGTTTCTAGTGTTGGAGAGTGCTCAAGCCGGATTGAGTTGGATAACTATTCTTAGGAAACGGGAGGGGTACCGCAAAGCCTTTTGTGATTTTGATGTCGAGCGGGTAGCACGAATGACGGATGAAGATGTTGAACGATTGATGCAGTTTGATGGTATCGTGAAAAATCGTCTAAAAATCAAATCAACAGTTACTAATGCAAGACTATTTATTGATATTCAAAAGGAATTCGGTAGTTTTTATGACTACACGCTGTCGTTTTTTCCCAACAGGAAACCGATTGTCAATATTGTTCGGTCTTTAAGCGAAATTCCGGCATCTTCTCCTGAATCTGATGCCATGAGTAAGGACATGAAAAAGCGGGGTTTTAAATTCTTCGGAACCACGATTTGCTACGCCCATTTGCAGGCTGCGGGGTTCATTAACGATCATTTGGCAGATTGTATTTGTCGGAGGGATAAATAA
- a CDS encoding SagB/ThcOx family dehydrogenase, with product MKTIITMLVLTVLGSAVSAQNIKLPAPKKSGGKALMDCLNERQTDRNFDSKQLSLQDLSDLVWAANGINRPESGKRTVPTATNWQEMVLYVATADGIYRYNAEKHELELVKKGDFRKECGPQPFMGVAPVCFIYTADHNKEGRITNPEHQKEYSYHHAGYMAQSVYLVCAAKDMATVVIGSVDKEELAKVIGLPAKHIVIYTQPVGYKKK from the coding sequence ATGAAAACAATTATCACAATGCTGGTACTAACAGTATTAGGCAGCGCAGTCAGCGCCCAAAACATCAAATTACCCGCCCCGAAAAAGAGCGGGGGGAAAGCACTCATGGACTGTTTGAACGAACGGCAAACAGACCGTAATTTCGACTCGAAACAACTATCCTTACAAGACCTTTCCGACCTAGTGTGGGCCGCAAACGGTATTAACCGTCCGGAAAGCGGCAAACGAACAGTTCCCACCGCCACCAACTGGCAAGAAATGGTGCTTTACGTGGCCACGGCAGATGGAATCTACCGCTATAACGCAGAGAAACACGAATTGGAACTCGTGAAGAAAGGAGATTTCCGTAAAGAGTGTGGTCCACAACCTTTCATGGGTGTCGCTCCCGTGTGTTTTATCTACACGGCCGACCATAACAAGGAAGGGCGAATCACGAACCCAGAACACCAGAAAGAATACTCTTACCACCATGCCGGCTACATGGCACAATCCGTTTATTTGGTATGTGCAGCAAAAGATATGGCAACCGTGGTCATCGGTTCCGTGGATAAGGAAGAATTAGCCAAAGTCATCGGACTCCCGGCAAAACACATCGTTATCTACACGCAACCCGTAGGATACAAAAAGAAATGA
- a CDS encoding NAD(P)-dependent oxidoreductase, giving the protein MKVLVTYNIPRESFAKLGKEHTITMPEGEYFTTEELIKLVPDYDVILGIFTRSIDNAVIEAGKKLKVISNFGVGYNNIDIKFARSKGIAVCNTPKAVCFPTAEMAMGLMLSAARRITECDRRIRVEKESMWGVMKNLGFTLEGRTLGIIGMGNIGKTVAKLAEAFRMNVIYYNRRSTVEGYEKIDLDTLLKRSDFVSIHTPLTDETRHMIGKREIELMKPTAILVNTARGAVINEKELAICLQNKTIAGAALDVFEDEPHVTEMLYGLDNVILAPHNATGTIDTRIATGQEAVDNILNFFNGTPTNVVN; this is encoded by the coding sequence ATGAAAGTTCTAGTTACTTACAACATTCCCCGCGAATCATTCGCCAAACTGGGAAAAGAACACACGATCACAATGCCGGAAGGCGAGTATTTCACCACGGAAGAATTAATCAAACTTGTTCCGGATTACGACGTTATTCTAGGCATCTTCACCCGTTCTATCGATAATGCGGTTATCGAGGCCGGGAAAAAGTTAAAAGTAATTAGCAATTTCGGTGTCGGTTACAACAACATCGACATCAAATTCGCCCGTTCCAAAGGAATCGCTGTTTGTAACACCCCGAAAGCCGTATGTTTCCCGACAGCAGAAATGGCCATGGGCCTCATGCTGAGTGCAGCTCGCCGAATTACCGAATGTGACCGCCGCATCCGGGTTGAAAAAGAAAGCATGTGGGGCGTTATGAAAAATCTCGGTTTCACGCTGGAAGGGCGCACATTGGGAATTATCGGCATGGGAAATATTGGTAAAACAGTGGCTAAACTGGCAGAAGCATTCCGTATGAATGTTATTTACTACAATCGTCGGAGTACAGTAGAAGGATACGAGAAAATCGATCTTGACACGTTACTGAAAAGATCGGATTTTGTTTCCATCCATACCCCGCTGACGGACGAAACCCGCCACATGATCGGGAAACGGGAAATCGAATTGATGAAGCCGACCGCCATTCTGGTAAATACCGCTCGCGGGGCTGTCATTAACGAGAAGGAATTAGCCATCTGTTTACAAAATAAAACGATCGCCGGGGCCGCCTTGGACGTGTTCGAGGATGAACCCCATGTTACTGAAATGCTCTACGGCTTGGATAACGTGATCCTTGCCCCTCACAACGCTACAGGCACTATCGACACGCGCATTGCCACCGGGCAGGAAGCTGTTGATAACATCCTGAACTTCTTTAATGGTACACCCACTAATGTTGTAAATTAA
- the tsaD gene encoding tRNA (adenosine(37)-N6)-threonylcarbamoyltransferase complex transferase subunit TsaD translates to MGIVILGIESSCDDTSAAILKDGVVLSNVIASQKVHEAYGGVVPELASRAHQQNIIPVVAQALKQAGVSEDEVNAVAFTRGPGLLGSLLVGTSFAKGFAIAKQIPMIEVNHLQAHILANFIKEPGVESRHPKFPFLTLLVSGGNSQIIIVRDYLDMEVIGQTIDDAAGEAYDKCAKVMGLSYPGGPVIDRLAKEGNPERFTFNKPNIPGLDYSFSGLKTSFLYFIRDEIKNDPDFIQHNLNDLCASLQKTIVDILMAKLKKAAKQTGIKQIAIGGGVSANSGLQKAVYDEGAHLGWEVFIPRLGFSLDNAGMVAVTGYYKYLASQFIGLEAPADARMSLRKV, encoded by the coding sequence ATGGGCATTGTAATTCTCGGTATTGAATCTTCTTGCGACGACACCTCGGCCGCTATACTAAAAGACGGGGTTGTGCTATCGAATGTTATTGCCAGTCAAAAGGTTCACGAGGCCTACGGAGGAGTCGTACCAGAATTAGCATCCCGGGCACACCAGCAAAACATTATCCCGGTGGTAGCGCAAGCTTTAAAACAAGCCGGAGTCTCAGAAGATGAAGTAAATGCAGTGGCTTTTACCAGAGGCCCCGGATTACTGGGTTCTCTCCTTGTGGGAACGTCCTTTGCCAAAGGATTCGCTATTGCCAAACAAATACCCATGATCGAGGTGAACCATTTACAGGCTCACATCCTAGCGAACTTCATCAAAGAACCGGGTGTGGAATCCCGTCACCCGAAATTCCCGTTCCTAACCCTACTCGTGTCCGGGGGAAACTCGCAGATTATCATCGTACGGGACTACCTAGACATGGAAGTTATCGGGCAGACCATTGATGACGCGGCGGGAGAAGCATACGACAAATGCGCCAAGGTAATGGGCCTCTCTTATCCCGGAGGACCGGTAATCGACCGTTTGGCAAAAGAAGGTAACCCGGAAAGATTCACGTTCAACAAACCGAATATCCCCGGATTGGATTATAGTTTTAGCGGGCTGAAAACCTCGTTTCTGTACTTCATCCGGGATGAAATCAAAAACGACCCGGATTTCATACAACATAACCTCAATGATCTTTGTGCATCACTGCAAAAAACGATCGTTGATATTCTCATGGCCAAATTGAAAAAAGCCGCTAAACAAACCGGGATCAAACAAATCGCCATTGGAGGCGGAGTATCAGCCAACTCCGGGTTACAAAAAGCCGTGTATGACGAAGGCGCCCACCTCGGTTGGGAAGTTTTCATCCCCCGGTTGGGTTTCTCGCTGGATAACGCAGGGATGGTTGCCGTTACGGGATATTACAAATACTTGGCATCACAGTTTATCGGCTTGGAAGCCCCAGCAGATGCCCGAATGAGTTTGAGAAAAGTTTAG